In one Oncorhynchus nerka isolate Pitt River linkage group LG7, Oner_Uvic_2.0, whole genome shotgun sequence genomic region, the following are encoded:
- the LOC115132691 gene encoding BET1 homolog — protein sequence MRRAGLGEGGPGNYVASGYSAYEEENEHLQEGLRAKVSALKHLSIDIGTEVKYQNKILEDMDSDFDSTGGLLGATIGRVKQLSRGSQTKLLCYMLLFCLFVFTLLYWFIKLR from the exons ATGAGACGCGCAGGTTTGG GCGAAGGAGGACCTGGAAATTATGTGGCCAGCGGGTACAGCGCGTATGAAGAGGAAAATGAACACTTACAAGAGGGTCTGAGAGCCAAAGTCAGCGCCTTGAAACAT CTGTCAATAGATATTGGAACCGAAGTGAAGTACCAGAACAAAATTTTGGAAGATATG GACTCAGACTTTGACTCAACAGGTGGTCTGCTGGGGGCCACCATAGGGAGAGTGAAGCAGCTTTCCAGGGGAAGCCAGACCAAGCTCCTGTGCTACATGCTGCTCTTCTGCCTCTTTGTCTTTACCCTCCTCTACTGGTTTATCAAACTGAGGTGA